The following is a genomic window from Pedobacter sp. KBS0701.
GATGCCGGCATGGCTACTTTTAAAGAGCGTAATCCATGGGCGAATGTGGCACTATCCAATTCGCAACAATCGCTGGGTGGATGGCTTTCTGAGCAATTTATTGATGCCTTAAACGGTAAAACTTTTACCGTTTTTGACCCGCGCATCGAAAAAATTACCGATAAAACCGTTAATAATACTTACATCGGAACCGTAAATGGTGCCGGTAACCGATTACCTGGTGCAAACACCACGAAAGATGAATGTTATATTTCTAGTAACTCTCCATGGACCAGCAACACATCACCAATACTTATTGTTACCTATGCCGAGTTGAAATTTATCGAAGCTGAAGCTTATTTCGATACCGATAAAACGAAAGCCTACGCAGCTTATCTGGCTGGTATTGGTGCTAATATGGATAAATTAACGGTTTCAACAACTGCTAGAGATGCTTATCTGGCCAATCCTGTTGTTAGTGTTGGTGCTGCGGACTTAACAAAAGACCTGATTTTTAAAGAAAAATACATTGCAACCTATTTAAATCCTGAAGCATGGAACGATGCCCGTCGTTTCGATTACAAGTACAAGGATTTTACCCTGCCAGTTAATTTTGCGCTTCCAACCTTTATCCGTCGTTTGGATTATCCACAGGGTGAACGTAGTAAAAACGGGGCAAATGTTCCGGCAGATGTGGCAAGAACAACCAAACTGTGGTGGGATCAGTAACATGCTTATAAAAAACAATAATCAGAGTCCTAACTGCACATCGGTTAGGGCTTTTTTAATTTATCTGCCCCATATTAAGTAATGAAAAAATCGCTGCTTATCCTGCTCCTGCTAATATCTGCCGCTAAAATTTTTGCGCAAAACTTTACACTGAAATCAGTTTTAAGTTATCCTTTTCCGACACAACTGGTAGCCTCGCCTGTTGGCGCTAAAATCGCTTGGGCCACAAACGAGCAAGGAAAAAGAAATATTTATACTGCTGAAGCGCCTGATTACAAAGCAATAAAAAATACCGGTTATCATGATGATGACGGGCAGGAATTAACCAGTTTATCTATTTCTGCAAATGGCAAATGGATTGTATTTGTACGTGGAGGAGATCATGGTGGAAGAGATGGCGGACCGGTTAACGCAAATTCATTTCCAATTGCACCAAAAATACAGGTGTTTGCTGTGCCTTTTGGTGGTGGAAAAGTTATTGCAATTGGTGAAGGAGATAATCCCGTTATTTCACCAAATAGCGAACAGGTGCTGTTTAGCAAAACAGGTCAGGTGATGGTTGCCCCCATTGATGGATCGTTTCCGGCCAAAAACCTGTTTTATGCAAAAGGCATTAACACAGGTTACAGATGGTCGCCGGATGGGAAGAAGATTGTGTTTGTATCCAACCGGACCGATCATTCTTTTATAGGTATTTATACCGATCAGCAAACCGCGATACAGTGGCTGTTACCATCTTTTTCTAAAGATAATGCACCAGTTTGGTCGCCAGATGGCCATGCGATTGCTTTTATCCGCACGGCAGGAACAGGCATTGAAACGGATTCGATTTTAACCCGAAAACATCAACCCTGGGCTATATGGACGTTTAACGTAAATACCGGAGAAGGAACACAGATTTGGAAAGCTCCCGAAACGATCAGGGGCTCTTATCCTTCGATTGATGGTGGTACCAATTTGCAATGGGCCGACGGTAAGATAATATTCACTTCGTATGAAGATGGTTGGCCGCACCTATATGCTGTTAATCCTGATGGATCAGGCCGTTTATTGCTTACCCCCGGTAATTTTGCCATTGAAAATGTTAAACTGAGCAATGATAAAAAAACATTGGTTTTTGCAGCAAACACAGGTAAAGAAGCCGATGATTTAGACAGGAGACATATTTACAAAGTATCCGTAAATAAGGCAAACATGGAGGCATTGAGTTTTGGTAAAGGTATTGAAGCCTATCCGGTAATTTCGGGAGATAACCGTACTTTTTTCTGTCTAAGTTCTACAGCAGAACGCCCGCTTTTACCTGCTGTATTAAATGATAAAAAGGCAGTTAAACTCATCGGCGAATCACTTATCCCTAACAATTTCCCCATCAAAGAAATGGTAATTCCAAAGCACGTAAATTTCAAGGCAGCCGACGGCAATATTGTATA
Proteins encoded in this region:
- a CDS encoding prolyl oligopeptidase family serine peptidase; amino-acid sequence: MKKSLLILLLLISAAKIFAQNFTLKSVLSYPFPTQLVASPVGAKIAWATNEQGKRNIYTAEAPDYKAIKNTGYHDDDGQELTSLSISANGKWIVFVRGGDHGGRDGGPVNANSFPIAPKIQVFAVPFGGGKVIAIGEGDNPVISPNSEQVLFSKTGQVMVAPIDGSFPAKNLFYAKGINTGYRWSPDGKKIVFVSNRTDHSFIGIYTDQQTAIQWLLPSFSKDNAPVWSPDGHAIAFIRTAGTGIETDSILTRKHQPWAIWTFNVNTGEGTQIWKAPETIRGSYPSIDGGTNLQWADGKIIFTSYEDGWPHLYAVNPDGSGRLLLTPGNFAIENVKLSNDKKTLVFAANTGKEADDLDRRHIYKVSVNKANMEALSFGKGIEAYPVISGDNRTFFCLSSTAERPLLPAVLNDKKAVKLIGESLIPNNFPIKEMVIPKHVNFKAADGNIVYGQLFSPKKGTKNKPAIVYVHGGPQRQMLLGWNPMDYYSIDYALNQYLVNIGFTVLSVNYRLGIGYGFDFHKPLNAGAQGAAEYQDIKAAGEWLANQKNINKNKIGIYGGSYGGYLTALALGKDAKLFAAGVDIHGVNYRFSNPGAEGKEPAPDAALAASIAKLSSPVSYINTWTSPTLIIHADDDRNVAFNQSVDLAKRFEDKKMVFEFLVIPDDTHHWMKFSNGLKVSEATADFLKRKLMEMK